One window from the genome of Acinetobacter sp. ANC 7912 encodes:
- the hpaI gene encoding 4-hydroxy-2-oxoheptanedioate aldolase — translation MQYTNYFKRKLKTEQQIGLWVGLADAYGTEIAANAGYDWLLIDGEHAPSDLRTTLSQLQSIAAYPSQAVVRPPIGSVQLIKQLLDIGAQSLLIPMVETVEQAELMVKAVRYPPEGIRGVGAALARATRWNSIPNYYQKAHEDICLLIQIESVKGLENLDGILKIDGIDGVFIGAVDLSATMGYEGNPNHPEVQKAVVDAIQRIRAAGKAAGILSTQHEVTQKYLDLGTEFVAVGVDTSVLMNSLRELLSKYKQGTEVVKSEGGY, via the coding sequence ATGCAATACACCAATTACTTCAAAAGAAAACTGAAGACCGAACAGCAGATCGGGTTGTGGGTCGGTCTGGCAGATGCTTACGGTACAGAAATTGCTGCCAATGCGGGCTATGACTGGTTGCTGATTGATGGTGAGCATGCTCCCAGTGACTTGAGGACCACACTGTCGCAATTACAGAGCATTGCGGCTTATCCATCTCAGGCGGTGGTCCGTCCACCGATTGGTAGCGTGCAGCTGATTAAACAGCTACTTGATATTGGTGCACAAAGCCTGCTGATCCCGATGGTGGAAACTGTGGAGCAGGCAGAGTTGATGGTCAAAGCAGTTCGTTATCCGCCAGAAGGTATTCGTGGTGTAGGCGCTGCATTAGCGCGTGCCACTCGCTGGAACAGTATTCCGAATTATTATCAGAAAGCACATGAAGATATCTGTCTGCTGATCCAGATCGAATCGGTGAAAGGTCTGGAAAATCTGGATGGAATTCTAAAAATTGACGGCATTGATGGTGTATTTATTGGTGCAGTAGATCTGTCTGCAACTATGGGCTACGAAGGTAATCCAAACCATCCTGAAGTGCAAAAAGCAGTTGTCGATGCGATCCAGCGCATTCGTGCAGCAGGCAAGGCGGCTGGCATTCTGTCGACCCAGCATGAAGTGACCCAGAAATATCTGGATTTGGGTACTGAGTTTGTGGCAGTGGGCGTAGATACCAGTGTCTTGATGAATTCTTTACGTGAGCTGTTATCTAAATATAAACAGGGTACTGAAGTCGTGAAATCTGAAGGTGGCTATTAA
- a CDS encoding peptidylprolyl isomerase: protein MSFPQVELNTNKGRIVLELNAEEAPKTVANFLQYVRDGFYDGVIFHRVIDGFMIQGGGFDENFKEKATRDAIENEADNGLSNDVGTIAMARTQAPHSASAQFFINVKNNSFLNHTGKTAQGWGYAVFGKVVEGMDVVNEIKGVRTGNRGYHADVPLENVVIESAKIISE from the coding sequence ATGAGTTTTCCTCAAGTCGAATTAAACACCAATAAAGGTCGTATTGTTCTTGAATTAAACGCTGAAGAAGCACCTAAAACAGTGGCAAACTTCTTGCAATATGTACGTGACGGTTTTTATGACGGCGTAATTTTCCACCGCGTTATTGACGGTTTCATGATCCAGGGCGGCGGCTTTGACGAAAACTTTAAAGAAAAAGCAACTCGCGACGCGATTGAAAACGAAGCTGACAACGGCCTGAGCAATGACGTAGGTACAATTGCAATGGCACGTACTCAAGCACCTCACTCTGCTTCTGCCCAGTTCTTCATTAACGTGAAAAACAACTCTTTCCTGAACCATACAGGCAAAACTGCGCAAGGTTGGGGTTATGCAGTATTTGGCAAAGTGGTTGAAGGTATGGACGTTGTAAACGAAATCAAAGGCGTTCGTACTGGCAATCGTGGCTACCACGCTGACGTTCCGCTAGAGAACGTTGTGATTGAATCTGCAAAAATCATTTCTGAATAA
- a CDS encoding UDP-2,3-diacylglucosamine diphosphatase encodes MIHLFIADLHLSPDHPRLVRGFLDLLDAYQDKLTQLYILGDWFNAWIGDDYTAPWLDEIVEHLKQFTQAGNQVYFLVGNRDFALGPDFLKQFSGKLLPDVQILNIAGKKIRIEHGDALCTDDVSYQRFRKIIRHPWLVSFLRKMPLSFRARLAQGFRKKSHEAQQFKSYEVMDVNQDAVKAALKDVDLLIHGHTHRANIHDVDGKKRIVLGDWKEDTAQILELANDPEQEIRLKIWCY; translated from the coding sequence GTGATCCATCTGTTTATCGCTGATTTACATTTGTCACCTGATCACCCTCGACTTGTTCGGGGGTTTTTAGATTTACTGGATGCCTATCAAGATAAGCTAACTCAACTCTACATTCTCGGTGACTGGTTCAATGCCTGGATTGGTGATGATTATACAGCTCCCTGGCTGGATGAAATTGTTGAACATTTAAAGCAGTTCACTCAAGCTGGAAATCAGGTTTATTTTCTGGTGGGTAACCGTGATTTTGCCTTGGGTCCAGATTTTCTGAAACAGTTTTCGGGGAAATTACTTCCGGATGTTCAGATCCTCAATATTGCAGGCAAAAAAATCCGGATTGAACATGGTGACGCACTCTGTACCGATGATGTCAGCTATCAACGTTTCCGTAAAATTATCCGTCATCCTTGGCTCGTTAGCTTCTTAAGAAAAATGCCGCTCTCCTTCCGCGCCCGACTGGCGCAAGGCTTCCGCAAGAAGAGCCATGAAGCACAGCAGTTCAAAAGCTATGAAGTCATGGATGTAAACCAGGATGCCGTTAAAGCTGCACTCAAAGATGTTGACCTGCTGATTCATGGACATACTCATCGTGCCAACATTCATGATGTGGATGGCAAGAAGCGGATTGTACTAGGTGACTGGAAAGAAGATACAGCACAGATTCTGGAGTTGGCTAATGATCCTGAACAGGAAATTAGGCTGAAAATTTGGTGTTATTAA
- a CDS encoding LLM class flavin-dependent oxidoreductase, which yields MTNQIRFNAFEMNCIAHQSPGLWRHPLDRSTEYKDLEYWTDLAKILEKGKFDGIFIADVLGIYDVYHGSAEHALTGAVQVPVNDPLQIVPAMAAVTKHLGFGVTTSISFEHPYPFARRMSTLDHLTKGRAGWNIVTSYLESGSKNLGLKTQVSHDNRYDIADEYLEVLYKLWEGSWEDNAVLRDKERGIFADHTKVHPINHEGQYFTVPGIHICEPSPQRTPVLYQAGASKRGQKFASQNAECVFISAPTQIAVKKLAEGVRHNLVQEGKDPNSVLIYTMLAIVVDETDEKAQAKFREYQQYGSYDGGLTLASGWSGVDFSQFKPTDKVEYIQTNAIQSMLESYVQADPNKIWTIEEVAKWTSVGGNGPVIVGSPSTVADKLQEWIEVTGINGFNLAYILAHKSFEDIVEYVIPELQRRGVYQTEYREGTLREKLFGQGPRLPDTHRAAQYRYKASQAESVQTAELVAEVV from the coding sequence ATGACCAATCAAATCCGATTCAATGCCTTTGAAATGAACTGTATCGCCCACCAGTCACCGGGCTTATGGCGTCACCCACTGGATCGCTCCACAGAATATAAAGATCTGGAATACTGGACGGATCTGGCGAAGATTCTGGAAAAAGGAAAATTTGACGGTATTTTTATTGCCGATGTATTGGGCATTTATGATGTTTATCATGGTTCAGCTGAGCATGCCTTGACCGGTGCAGTACAGGTTCCAGTCAATGATCCACTACAAATCGTGCCTGCCATGGCTGCTGTAACCAAACATCTGGGCTTTGGCGTCACTACTTCCATTTCTTTTGAACATCCCTATCCATTTGCTCGTCGCATGAGTACGCTAGATCACCTGACCAAAGGTCGTGCTGGCTGGAACATCGTGACTTCCTATCTGGAGAGCGGTTCAAAAAACCTCGGCCTCAAAACCCAGGTCAGCCATGACAATCGCTATGACATCGCCGATGAATATCTGGAAGTGCTGTATAAACTTTGGGAAGGTTCCTGGGAAGATAACGCGGTGTTACGTGATAAAGAGCGCGGCATCTTTGCAGATCACACCAAAGTCCATCCAATCAATCACGAAGGCCAATACTTTACTGTACCGGGGATTCATATTTGTGAGCCATCGCCACAACGTACCCCTGTGTTATATCAGGCTGGTGCATCAAAGCGTGGTCAGAAGTTTGCCAGCCAGAATGCGGAATGTGTCTTTATTTCAGCCCCGACCCAAATTGCTGTGAAAAAACTGGCAGAAGGTGTACGTCATAATCTGGTTCAGGAAGGTAAAGATCCAAACTCGGTTCTAATCTACACCATGCTAGCCATTGTTGTGGATGAAACTGATGAAAAAGCGCAGGCGAAGTTCCGTGAATACCAGCAATATGGCAGCTATGATGGTGGACTAACCCTGGCTTCGGGCTGGTCAGGTGTGGACTTCTCTCAATTCAAACCAACCGACAAAGTGGAATACATCCAGACCAATGCGATTCAATCGATGCTGGAATCTTATGTCCAGGCCGATCCAAACAAGATCTGGACCATTGAAGAAGTAGCGAAATGGACCAGCGTTGGCGGCAATGGACCAGTGATCGTTGGTTCACCAAGCACAGTAGCAGATAAGCTGCAGGAATGGATTGAAGTCACCGGTATCAATGGCTTTAACTTGGCTTATATCCTGGCACATAAGAGCTTTGAAGATATCGTGGAATACGTGATTCCAGAACTGCAACGTCGTGGTGTTTACCAGACTGAATACCGTGAAGGTACACTGCGTGAAAAATTGTTTGGCCAAGGTCCACGTCTTCCAGATACTCACCGAGCAGCGCAATACCGTTATAAAGCGAGTCAAGCTGAATCTGTACAAACAGCTGAGCTGGTTGCTGAAGTGGTTTAA
- the nfsB gene encoding oxygen-insensitive NAD(P)H nitroreductase, protein MDVLKVSESRYTTKAYDPSKKIPQEQFDRLTEILRLAPSSINIQPWHFFIADTDEAKQRIAKALVGKYAYNAPKVLDSSHTIVFCTKADINKQHLENLLERDDVLGRFKDEAAKEAQRNTRTGYIEYYRNEKGDIQRWAENQTFIALGHVLLAAGVEGIDATPIGGFNEEILAQELKLDEQGLIPSVIATFGYRSESDFNAKLPKSRLKAEDIFTKL, encoded by the coding sequence ATGGATGTACTTAAGGTATCTGAATCTCGTTACACAACAAAAGCTTATGATCCATCCAAGAAAATTCCGCAGGAACAGTTTGATCGTTTGACCGAGATTCTTCGCTTGGCTCCATCTTCAATCAATATTCAGCCTTGGCACTTTTTTATTGCTGATACAGATGAAGCCAAACAGCGTATTGCCAAAGCTTTAGTCGGTAAATATGCCTACAATGCACCAAAAGTATTGGATTCTTCACATACCATCGTGTTTTGCACCAAAGCGGACATTAACAAACAGCATCTGGAAAACCTGCTTGAACGTGATGATGTGTTAGGCCGCTTTAAAGATGAAGCAGCCAAAGAAGCACAGCGCAATACCCGTACTGGCTATATTGAATATTACCGCAATGAAAAAGGTGATATTCAGCGCTGGGCAGAAAACCAGACCTTTATTGCCCTTGGTCATGTGTTATTAGCTGCAGGTGTTGAAGGTATCGATGCCACCCCGATTGGTGGTTTTAATGAAGAAATCCTGGCTCAAGAACTGAAGTTAGATGAACAGGGTCTAATTCCATCTGTGATCGCAACATTTGGTTATCGCAGTGAAAGTGATTTCAATGCCAAATTGCCAAAATCTCGTCTGAAAGCCGAAGACATTTTTACAAAATTATAA